One stretch of Camelus bactrianus isolate YW-2024 breed Bactrian camel chromosome 21, ASM4877302v1, whole genome shotgun sequence DNA includes these proteins:
- the LOC105080866 gene encoding 5-hydroxyisourate hydrolase isoform X2: MSSRAALRLRTLQGHLGSPEGRGMESVSSPLTTHVLDTVSGLPAQGLCLRLSRLEDHGQQWTELRKSYTNPDGRCPGLLPPGQVKTGTYKLSFDTEGYWKERGQESFYPYVEVVFTITNETHKFHVPLLLSPWSYTTYRGS, translated from the exons ATGAGCTCCAGGGCTGCCCTGCGGCTCCGGACACTCCAGGGACACCTGGGCTCCCCGGAG GGCAGAGGCATGGAGTCAGTCAGCAGCCCACTGACTACACATGTGCTGGATACTGTCTCAGGGCTCCCGGCCCAGGGCCTCTGCCTCCGTCTGTCCAGGCTTGAGGATCATGGCCAGCAGTGGACTGAGCTGAGGAAAAG CTACACCAACCCCGACGGCCGCTGTCCCGGGCTCCTGCCGCCAGGCCAGGTGAAGACGGGCACCTACAAGCTGTCCTTCGACACGGAGGGCTACTGGAaggagaggggccaggagagCTTCTACCCCTACGTGGAG GTCGTTTTCACCATCACAAACGAGACCCACAAGTTCCACGTGCCCCTGCTGCTGAGCCCATGGTCTTACACCACATACCGAGGGAGCTAG
- the LOC105080866 gene encoding 5-hydroxyisourate hydrolase isoform X1, with product MSSRAALRLRTLQGHLGSPELVWTQGWLQTLIPVPLMAQGRGMESVSSPLTTHVLDTVSGLPAQGLCLRLSRLEDHGQQWTELRKSYTNPDGRCPGLLPPGQVKTGTYKLSFDTEGYWKERGQESFYPYVEVVFTITNETHKFHVPLLLSPWSYTTYRGS from the exons ATGAGCTCCAGGGCTGCCCTGCGGCTCCGGACACTCCAGGGACACCTGGGCTCCCCGGAG TTGGTGTGGACACAAGGTTGGCTCCAGACGCTCATTCCTGTCCCTCTCATGGCCCAGGGCAGAGGCATGGAGTCAGTCAGCAGCCCACTGACTACACATGTGCTGGATACTGTCTCAGGGCTCCCGGCCCAGGGCCTCTGCCTCCGTCTGTCCAGGCTTGAGGATCATGGCCAGCAGTGGACTGAGCTGAGGAAAAG CTACACCAACCCCGACGGCCGCTGTCCCGGGCTCCTGCCGCCAGGCCAGGTGAAGACGGGCACCTACAAGCTGTCCTTCGACACGGAGGGCTACTGGAaggagaggggccaggagagCTTCTACCCCTACGTGGAG GTCGTTTTCACCATCACAAACGAGACCCACAAGTTCCACGTGCCCCTGCTGCTGAGCCCATGGTCTTACACCACATACCGAGGGAGCTAG
- the DRC4 gene encoding dynein regulatory complex subunit 4 isoform X4 → MAPKKKGKKGKAKGTPVVDGLAPEDMSREQVEEHVGRIREELDREREERNYFQLERDKIHTFWEITRRQLEEKKAELRNKDREMEEAEERHQVEIKVYKQKVKHLLYEHQNNLTEMKAEGTVVMKLAQKEHRTQEGALRRDMRALKVELKEQELANEVVVKNLRLKHMEEITKMRNDFERQVREIEAKYDKKMKMLRDELDLRRKTEVHEVEERKNSQISALMQRHEEAFADVRNYYNDITLNNLALISSLKEQMEDMRKKEEHLEKEMMEVSAQNRRLADPLQKARDEMADMQKRLGSYERDKQILVCTKARLKVTEKELKSLQWEHEVLEQRFIKVQQERDELYRKFTAAILEVQQKVGFKNLVLERKVQALNTAVEKKEVQLNEVLAASNLDPAALTLVSRKLEDVLESKNSTIKDLQYELARVCKAHNDLLRTYEAKLLAFGVPLDNVGFKPLETAVMGQMLGQGPAGLVGTPT, encoded by the exons ATG GCGccgaaaaagaaagggaagaaagggaaagccAAAGGCACCCCGGTCGTCGACGGGCTTGCTCCGGAGGACAtgagcagggagcag GTGGAGGAGCACGTGGGCCGCATCCGGGAGGAGCTGGACCGCGAGCGGGAGGAACGCAACTACTTCCAGCTGGAGCGGGACAAGATCCACACCTTCTGGGAGATCACGCGGAGGCAGCTGGAGGAGAAGAAGGCTGAACTGCGGAACAAGGACCGGGAAATGGAGGAGGCCGAGGAGAGGCACCAGGTGGAGATCAAG gtCTATAAACAGAAGGTGAAGCACCTGCTGTATGAGCATCAGAACAACCTGACAGAGATGAAGGCTGAGGGCACCGTGGTCATGAAGCTGGCCCAGAAGGAGCACCGCACGCAGGAGGGGGCCCTGCGTAGGGACATGCGGGCGCTGAAGGTGGAGCTGAAGGAGCAGGAACTGGCCAATGAGGTGGTGGTAAAGAACCTGCGGCTG AAACACATGGAGGAGATAACCAAGATGAGGAATGACTTTGAGAGGCAAGTGCGGG AAATTGAGGCCAAGTACGATAAGAAGATGAAGATGCTTAGGGACGAGCTAGACCTGCGCAGGAAGACGGAGGTCCACGAGGTAGAGGAGAGGAAGAACAGCCAGATCAGCGCGCTGATGCAGCGCCACGAGGAGGCCTTCGCGGACGTCAGGAACTACTACAACGACATCACACTCAACAACCTGGCGCTCATCAGCTCCCTCAAG GAGCAGATGGAGGATATGCGGAAGAAGGAGGAACATCTGGAGAAGGAGATGATGGAGGTGTCCGCGCAGAACCGGCGCCTGGCGGACCCTCTGCAGAAGGCTCGGGACGAGATGGCCGACATGCAGAAGAGGCTCGGCAGCTACGAGAGGGACAAGCAGATCTTGGTG TGCACGAAAGCACGTCTGAAAGTCACTGAGAAGGAGCTGAAGAGCCTGCAGTGGGAGCACGAGGTGCTGGAGCAGCGTTTCATCAAG GTGCAGCAGGAGCGGGATGAGCTGTACCGCAAGTTCACTGCGGCCATCCTGGAGGTGCAGCAGAAGGTGGGCTTCAAGAACCTCGTCTTGGAGCGCAAGGTGCAGGCTCTGAACACCGCCGTGGAGAAGAAGGAGGTGCAGCTCAATGAGGTGCTGGCGGCCTCCAACCTGGATCCCGCGGCCCTGACCCTTGTGTCCCGCAAGCTGGAG gATGTTCTGGAATCGAAGAACAGCACGATCAAGGACTTGCAGTATGAGCTGGCCCGGGTCTGCAAG GCCCACAACGACTTGCTGCGCACCTACGAGGCAAAGCTCCTGGCTTTTGGGGTCCCCCTGGACAACGTGGGCTTCAAGCCCCTGGAGACGGCTGTGATGGGGCAGATGCTGGGCCAGGGCCCAGCAGGACTTGTGGGCACCCCAACATAG
- the DRC4 gene encoding dynein regulatory complex subunit 4 isoform X2: protein MSREQVEEHVGRIREELDREREERNYFQLERDKIHTFWEITRRQLEEKKAELRNKDREMEEAEERHQVEIKVYKQKVKHLLYEHQNNLTEMKAEGTVVMKLAQKEHRTQEGALRRDMRALKVELKEQELANEVVVKNLRLKHMEEITKMRNDFERQVREIEAKYDKKMKMLRDELDLRRKTEVHEVEERKNSQISALMQRHEEAFADVRNYYNDITLNNLALISSLKEQMEDMRKKEEHLEKEMMEVSAQNRRLADPLQKARDEMADMQKRLGSYERDKQILVCTKARLKVTEKELKSLQWEHEVLEQRFIKVQQERDELYRKFTAAILEVQQKVGFKNLVLERKVQALNTAVEKKEVQLNEVLAASNLDPAALTLVSRKLEDVLESKNSTIKDLQYELARVCKVRGAPLLPPGTLPHPGQSLVFTFGIQHSLRPSVPAQGHLGWLWLEHIPTAPATVLVSLRACPVHIWCLVQQSLSLPPCLTLALAPRCWSGPWGKVGALLCSPRLMSTSSKQGS, encoded by the exons Atgagcagggagcag GTGGAGGAGCACGTGGGCCGCATCCGGGAGGAGCTGGACCGCGAGCGGGAGGAACGCAACTACTTCCAGCTGGAGCGGGACAAGATCCACACCTTCTGGGAGATCACGCGGAGGCAGCTGGAGGAGAAGAAGGCTGAACTGCGGAACAAGGACCGGGAAATGGAGGAGGCCGAGGAGAGGCACCAGGTGGAGATCAAG gtCTATAAACAGAAGGTGAAGCACCTGCTGTATGAGCATCAGAACAACCTGACAGAGATGAAGGCTGAGGGCACCGTGGTCATGAAGCTGGCCCAGAAGGAGCACCGCACGCAGGAGGGGGCCCTGCGTAGGGACATGCGGGCGCTGAAGGTGGAGCTGAAGGAGCAGGAACTGGCCAATGAGGTGGTGGTAAAGAACCTGCGGCTG AAACACATGGAGGAGATAACCAAGATGAGGAATGACTTTGAGAGGCAAGTGCGGG AAATTGAGGCCAAGTACGATAAGAAGATGAAGATGCTTAGGGACGAGCTAGACCTGCGCAGGAAGACGGAGGTCCACGAGGTAGAGGAGAGGAAGAACAGCCAGATCAGCGCGCTGATGCAGCGCCACGAGGAGGCCTTCGCGGACGTCAGGAACTACTACAACGACATCACACTCAACAACCTGGCGCTCATCAGCTCCCTCAAG GAGCAGATGGAGGATATGCGGAAGAAGGAGGAACATCTGGAGAAGGAGATGATGGAGGTGTCCGCGCAGAACCGGCGCCTGGCGGACCCTCTGCAGAAGGCTCGGGACGAGATGGCCGACATGCAGAAGAGGCTCGGCAGCTACGAGAGGGACAAGCAGATCTTGGTG TGCACGAAAGCACGTCTGAAAGTCACTGAGAAGGAGCTGAAGAGCCTGCAGTGGGAGCACGAGGTGCTGGAGCAGCGTTTCATCAAG GTGCAGCAGGAGCGGGATGAGCTGTACCGCAAGTTCACTGCGGCCATCCTGGAGGTGCAGCAGAAGGTGGGCTTCAAGAACCTCGTCTTGGAGCGCAAGGTGCAGGCTCTGAACACCGCCGTGGAGAAGAAGGAGGTGCAGCTCAATGAGGTGCTGGCGGCCTCCAACCTGGATCCCGCGGCCCTGACCCTTGTGTCCCGCAAGCTGGAG gATGTTCTGGAATCGAAGAACAGCACGATCAAGGACTTGCAGTATGAGCTGGCCCGGGTCTGCAAGGTGCGAGGGGCCCCCCTCCTACCCCCAGGGACCCTCCCTCACCCAGGACAGTCCCTGGTCTTTACCTTTGGGATCCAACACAGCCTGAGGCCATCTGTGCCAGCCCAGGGACACCTgggctggctgtggctggagcacATCCCCACAGCTCCGGCCACTGTCCTGGTGTCCTTGAGGGCCTGCCCAGTGCACATCTGGTGTCTTGTCCAGCAGTCTCTATCCCTGCCTCCCTGTCTGACTCTTGCTCTGGCACCACGGTGCTGGTCTGGTCCCTGGGGCAAAGTAGGGGCTCTTCTGTGCTCCCCCAGGTTAATGTCAACGTCCTCCAAGCAGGGGAGTTAG
- the DRC4 gene encoding dynein regulatory complex subunit 4 isoform X1 — protein MAPKKKGKKGKAKGTPVVDGLAPEDMSREQVEEHVGRIREELDREREERNYFQLERDKIHTFWEITRRQLEEKKAELRNKDREMEEAEERHQVEIKVYKQKVKHLLYEHQNNLTEMKAEGTVVMKLAQKEHRTQEGALRRDMRALKVELKEQELANEVVVKNLRLKHMEEITKMRNDFERQVREIEAKYDKKMKMLRDELDLRRKTEVHEVEERKNSQISALMQRHEEAFADVRNYYNDITLNNLALISSLKEQMEDMRKKEEHLEKEMMEVSAQNRRLADPLQKARDEMADMQKRLGSYERDKQILVCTKARLKVTEKELKSLQWEHEVLEQRFIKVQQERDELYRKFTAAILEVQQKVGFKNLVLERKVQALNTAVEKKEVQLNEVLAASNLDPAALTLVSRKLEDVLESKNSTIKDLQYELARVCKVRGAPLLPPGTLPHPGQSLVFTFGIQHSLRPSVPAQGHLGWLWLEHIPTAPATVLVSLRACPVHIWCLVQQSLSLPPCLTLALAPRCWSGPWGKVGALLCSPRLMSTSSKQGS, from the exons ATG GCGccgaaaaagaaagggaagaaagggaaagccAAAGGCACCCCGGTCGTCGACGGGCTTGCTCCGGAGGACAtgagcagggagcag GTGGAGGAGCACGTGGGCCGCATCCGGGAGGAGCTGGACCGCGAGCGGGAGGAACGCAACTACTTCCAGCTGGAGCGGGACAAGATCCACACCTTCTGGGAGATCACGCGGAGGCAGCTGGAGGAGAAGAAGGCTGAACTGCGGAACAAGGACCGGGAAATGGAGGAGGCCGAGGAGAGGCACCAGGTGGAGATCAAG gtCTATAAACAGAAGGTGAAGCACCTGCTGTATGAGCATCAGAACAACCTGACAGAGATGAAGGCTGAGGGCACCGTGGTCATGAAGCTGGCCCAGAAGGAGCACCGCACGCAGGAGGGGGCCCTGCGTAGGGACATGCGGGCGCTGAAGGTGGAGCTGAAGGAGCAGGAACTGGCCAATGAGGTGGTGGTAAAGAACCTGCGGCTG AAACACATGGAGGAGATAACCAAGATGAGGAATGACTTTGAGAGGCAAGTGCGGG AAATTGAGGCCAAGTACGATAAGAAGATGAAGATGCTTAGGGACGAGCTAGACCTGCGCAGGAAGACGGAGGTCCACGAGGTAGAGGAGAGGAAGAACAGCCAGATCAGCGCGCTGATGCAGCGCCACGAGGAGGCCTTCGCGGACGTCAGGAACTACTACAACGACATCACACTCAACAACCTGGCGCTCATCAGCTCCCTCAAG GAGCAGATGGAGGATATGCGGAAGAAGGAGGAACATCTGGAGAAGGAGATGATGGAGGTGTCCGCGCAGAACCGGCGCCTGGCGGACCCTCTGCAGAAGGCTCGGGACGAGATGGCCGACATGCAGAAGAGGCTCGGCAGCTACGAGAGGGACAAGCAGATCTTGGTG TGCACGAAAGCACGTCTGAAAGTCACTGAGAAGGAGCTGAAGAGCCTGCAGTGGGAGCACGAGGTGCTGGAGCAGCGTTTCATCAAG GTGCAGCAGGAGCGGGATGAGCTGTACCGCAAGTTCACTGCGGCCATCCTGGAGGTGCAGCAGAAGGTGGGCTTCAAGAACCTCGTCTTGGAGCGCAAGGTGCAGGCTCTGAACACCGCCGTGGAGAAGAAGGAGGTGCAGCTCAATGAGGTGCTGGCGGCCTCCAACCTGGATCCCGCGGCCCTGACCCTTGTGTCCCGCAAGCTGGAG gATGTTCTGGAATCGAAGAACAGCACGATCAAGGACTTGCAGTATGAGCTGGCCCGGGTCTGCAAGGTGCGAGGGGCCCCCCTCCTACCCCCAGGGACCCTCCCTCACCCAGGACAGTCCCTGGTCTTTACCTTTGGGATCCAACACAGCCTGAGGCCATCTGTGCCAGCCCAGGGACACCTgggctggctgtggctggagcacATCCCCACAGCTCCGGCCACTGTCCTGGTGTCCTTGAGGGCCTGCCCAGTGCACATCTGGTGTCTTGTCCAGCAGTCTCTATCCCTGCCTCCCTGTCTGACTCTTGCTCTGGCACCACGGTGCTGGTCTGGTCCCTGGGGCAAAGTAGGGGCTCTTCTGTGCTCCCCCAGGTTAATGTCAACGTCCTCCAAGCAGGGGAGTTAG
- the DRC4 gene encoding dynein regulatory complex subunit 4 isoform X3 gives MAPKKKGKKGKAKGTPVVDGLAPEDMSREQVEEHVGRIREELDREREERNYFQLERDKIHTFWEITRRQLEEKKAELRNKDREMEEAEERHQVEIKVYKQKVKHLLYEHQNNLTEMKAEGTVVMKLAQKEHRTQEGALRRDMRALKVELKEQELANEVVVKNLRLKHMEEITKMRNDFERQVREIEAKYDKKMKMLRDELDLRRKTEVHEVEERKNSQISALMQRHEEAFADVRNYYNDITLNNLALISSLKEQMEDMRKKEEHLEKEMMEVSAQNRRLADPLQKARDEMADMQKRLGSYERDKQILVCTKARLKVTEKELKSLQWEHEVLEQRFIKVQQERDELYRKFTAAILEVQQKVGFKNLVLERKVQALNTAVEKKEVQLNEVLAASNLDPAALTLVSRKLEVGGSWPAPRAPAPSGRPGLWSGLLVCGPASAIPVETRSHLGFLWPELPSLCAPSAPRAHLFCPGLSEVFPGPSLTSWPF, from the exons ATG GCGccgaaaaagaaagggaagaaagggaaagccAAAGGCACCCCGGTCGTCGACGGGCTTGCTCCGGAGGACAtgagcagggagcag GTGGAGGAGCACGTGGGCCGCATCCGGGAGGAGCTGGACCGCGAGCGGGAGGAACGCAACTACTTCCAGCTGGAGCGGGACAAGATCCACACCTTCTGGGAGATCACGCGGAGGCAGCTGGAGGAGAAGAAGGCTGAACTGCGGAACAAGGACCGGGAAATGGAGGAGGCCGAGGAGAGGCACCAGGTGGAGATCAAG gtCTATAAACAGAAGGTGAAGCACCTGCTGTATGAGCATCAGAACAACCTGACAGAGATGAAGGCTGAGGGCACCGTGGTCATGAAGCTGGCCCAGAAGGAGCACCGCACGCAGGAGGGGGCCCTGCGTAGGGACATGCGGGCGCTGAAGGTGGAGCTGAAGGAGCAGGAACTGGCCAATGAGGTGGTGGTAAAGAACCTGCGGCTG AAACACATGGAGGAGATAACCAAGATGAGGAATGACTTTGAGAGGCAAGTGCGGG AAATTGAGGCCAAGTACGATAAGAAGATGAAGATGCTTAGGGACGAGCTAGACCTGCGCAGGAAGACGGAGGTCCACGAGGTAGAGGAGAGGAAGAACAGCCAGATCAGCGCGCTGATGCAGCGCCACGAGGAGGCCTTCGCGGACGTCAGGAACTACTACAACGACATCACACTCAACAACCTGGCGCTCATCAGCTCCCTCAAG GAGCAGATGGAGGATATGCGGAAGAAGGAGGAACATCTGGAGAAGGAGATGATGGAGGTGTCCGCGCAGAACCGGCGCCTGGCGGACCCTCTGCAGAAGGCTCGGGACGAGATGGCCGACATGCAGAAGAGGCTCGGCAGCTACGAGAGGGACAAGCAGATCTTGGTG TGCACGAAAGCACGTCTGAAAGTCACTGAGAAGGAGCTGAAGAGCCTGCAGTGGGAGCACGAGGTGCTGGAGCAGCGTTTCATCAAG GTGCAGCAGGAGCGGGATGAGCTGTACCGCAAGTTCACTGCGGCCATCCTGGAGGTGCAGCAGAAGGTGGGCTTCAAGAACCTCGTCTTGGAGCGCAAGGTGCAGGCTCTGAACACCGCCGTGGAGAAGAAGGAGGTGCAGCTCAATGAGGTGCTGGCGGCCTCCAACCTGGATCCCGCGGCCCTGACCCTTGTGTCCCGCAAGCTGGAGGTAGGAGGGTCCTGGCCAGCGCCCCGTGCCCCTGCCCCCAGCGGCCGGCCTGGGCTCTGGTCGGGGCTCCTTGTCTGTGGTCCAGCCTCTGCCATTCCAGTGGAGACCCGCAGCCACCTCGGTTTCCTGTGGCCCGAGCTCCCAAGCCTGTGTGCACCGTCAGCTCCCCGGGCTCATTTGTTTTGCCCTGGTCTCTCTGAGGTCTTCCCCGGCCCCTCCTTAACCTCCTGGCCCTTCTAG
- the DBNDD1 gene encoding dysbindin domain-containing protein 1 isoform X3 encodes MEPPEGASPGGQTGEQEPLWIKGNQRPRTHMTNHRTLVWTKVETEIVKEIEVPQAALGTPVPGTGNSLHSPVAEEVGVPAPAPGLLQVTERRQPLSSVSSLEVHFDLLDLTELTDMSDQELAEVFADSDDENLTSDSPAGSTALGPELTGLRNGKGATGAVGGPEPSSLPAHNPCRLESWASAAPGPSCGHQIIPSPRCTQTHRPTPAASGQLSALPILDPHQG; translated from the exons ATGGAGCCCCCGGAGGGCGCCAGCCCTGGAG GACAGACAGGTGAGCAGGAGCCATTGTGGATTAAAGGGAACCAAAGGCCAAGGACACACATGACCAACCACCGGACCCTAGTTTGGACCAAAGTCGAGACAG AAATAGTTAAGGAGATTGAGGTGCCACAGGCTGCCCTGGGTACCCCAGTCCCTGGGACAGGGAACAGCCTCCACTCGCCTGTGGCTGAGGAGGTGGGCGTCCCAGCACCTGCTCCAGGGCTCCTGCAGGTCACAGAGAGACGAC AGCCTCTGAGCAGTGTCTCCTCCCTGGAGGTGCACTTTGACCTCCTGGACCTCACCGAGCTGACCGACATGTCCGACCAGGAGCTGGCCGAGGTCTTTGCCGACTCGGATGACGAGAACCTGACCAGCGACTCGCCTGCAG GAAGCACTGCCCTTGGCCCAGAACTCACGGGCCTCAGAAATGGTAAAGGAGCCACCGGGGCTGTGGGGGGCCCagagccttcctccctccctgctcacaACCCATGCAGGCTGGAGAGCTGGGCCTCGGCTGCACCAGGACCCTCCTGCGGGCATCAGATAATCCCCAGCCCACGCTGCACCCAGACCCACAG GCCTACACCCGCTGCCTCGGGCCAGCTGTCTGCGCTCCCCATCCTGGACCCGCACCAGGGCTGA
- the DBNDD1 gene encoding dysbindin domain-containing protein 1 isoform X5 codes for MEPPEGASPGEIVKEIEVPQAALGTPVPGTGNSLHSPVAEEVGVPAPAPGLLQVTERRQPLSSVSSLEVHFDLLDLTELTDMSDQELAEVFADSDDENLTSDSPAGSTALGPELTGLRNGKGATGAVGGPEPSSLPAHNPCRLESWASAAPGPSCGHQIIPSPRCTQTHRPTPAASGQLSALPILDPHQG; via the exons ATGGAGCCCCCGGAGGGCGCCAGCCCTGGAG AAATAGTTAAGGAGATTGAGGTGCCACAGGCTGCCCTGGGTACCCCAGTCCCTGGGACAGGGAACAGCCTCCACTCGCCTGTGGCTGAGGAGGTGGGCGTCCCAGCACCTGCTCCAGGGCTCCTGCAGGTCACAGAGAGACGAC AGCCTCTGAGCAGTGTCTCCTCCCTGGAGGTGCACTTTGACCTCCTGGACCTCACCGAGCTGACCGACATGTCCGACCAGGAGCTGGCCGAGGTCTTTGCCGACTCGGATGACGAGAACCTGACCAGCGACTCGCCTGCAG GAAGCACTGCCCTTGGCCCAGAACTCACGGGCCTCAGAAATGGTAAAGGAGCCACCGGGGCTGTGGGGGGCCCagagccttcctccctccctgctcacaACCCATGCAGGCTGGAGAGCTGGGCCTCGGCTGCACCAGGACCCTCCTGCGGGCATCAGATAATCCCCAGCCCACGCTGCACCCAGACCCACAG GCCTACACCCGCTGCCTCGGGCCAGCTGTCTGCGCTCCCCATCCTGGACCCGCACCAGGGCTGA
- the DBNDD1 gene encoding dysbindin domain-containing protein 1 isoform X4 gives MEPPEGASPGEIVKEIEVPQAALGTPVPGTGNSLHSPVAEEVGVPAPAPGLLQVTERRQPLSSVSSLEVHFDLLDLTELTDMSDQELAEVFADSDDENLTSDSPAGLHPLPRASCLRSPSWTRTRAEKNREKQPFGDPERQPTIVDTLLTVERPKED, from the exons ATGGAGCCCCCGGAGGGCGCCAGCCCTGGAG AAATAGTTAAGGAGATTGAGGTGCCACAGGCTGCCCTGGGTACCCCAGTCCCTGGGACAGGGAACAGCCTCCACTCGCCTGTGGCTGAGGAGGTGGGCGTCCCAGCACCTGCTCCAGGGCTCCTGCAGGTCACAGAGAGACGAC AGCCTCTGAGCAGTGTCTCCTCCCTGGAGGTGCACTTTGACCTCCTGGACCTCACCGAGCTGACCGACATGTCCGACCAGGAGCTGGCCGAGGTCTTTGCCGACTCGGATGACGAGAACCTGACCAGCGACTCGCCTGCAG GCCTACACCCGCTGCCTCGGGCCAGCTGTCTGCGCTCCCCATCCTGGACCCGCACCAGGGCTGAGAAGAACCGTGAGAAACAGCCCTTTGGCGACCCTGAGCGGCAGCCCACCATCGTGGACACACTTCTCACCGTGGAGAGGCCCAAGGAGGACTAG
- the DBNDD1 gene encoding dysbindin domain-containing protein 1 isoform X1, translated as MRPTWSAFIPAQVLRAEGLEVSLCNGEGQPPQRSPYPLPGFLAQGYPWPLPGASEEVLKSSHLCPGWGSGSGGIPCLLLGVGVGDPSALGVTNTFFVAEIVKEIEVPQAALGTPVPGTGNSLHSPVAEEVGVPAPAPGLLQVTERRQPLSSVSSLEVHFDLLDLTELTDMSDQELAEVFADSDDENLTSDSPAGSTALGPELTGLRNGKGATGAVGGPEPSSLPAHNPCRLESWASAAPGPSCGHQIIPSPRCTQTHRPTPAASGQLSALPILDPHQG; from the exons ATGAGACCTACGTGGTCTGCCTTCATTCCTGCTCAGGTGCTCAGGGCAGAGGGTCTGGAAGTCAGCCTTTGTAACGGGGAAGGGCagcctcctcagagaagcccctACCCCTTGCCTGGCTTTCTGGCCCAAGGCTACCCCTGGCCACTGCCCGGGGCCTCAGAGGAGGTTCTCAAGTCCTCCCACCTGTGTCCTGGGTGGGGGTCAGGGTCAGGTGGAATCCCATGTctcctcctgggggtgggggtgggagaccCCAGCGCCCTTGGGGTAACCAACACCTTCTTTGTTGCAGAAATAGTTAAGGAGATTGAGGTGCCACAGGCTGCCCTGGGTACCCCAGTCCCTGGGACAGGGAACAGCCTCCACTCGCCTGTGGCTGAGGAGGTGGGCGTCCCAGCACCTGCTCCAGGGCTCCTGCAGGTCACAGAGAGACGAC AGCCTCTGAGCAGTGTCTCCTCCCTGGAGGTGCACTTTGACCTCCTGGACCTCACCGAGCTGACCGACATGTCCGACCAGGAGCTGGCCGAGGTCTTTGCCGACTCGGATGACGAGAACCTGACCAGCGACTCGCCTGCAG GAAGCACTGCCCTTGGCCCAGAACTCACGGGCCTCAGAAATGGTAAAGGAGCCACCGGGGCTGTGGGGGGCCCagagccttcctccctccctgctcacaACCCATGCAGGCTGGAGAGCTGGGCCTCGGCTGCACCAGGACCCTCCTGCGGGCATCAGATAATCCCCAGCCCACGCTGCACCCAGACCCACAG GCCTACACCCGCTGCCTCGGGCCAGCTGTCTGCGCTCCCCATCCTGGACCCGCACCAGGGCTGA
- the DBNDD1 gene encoding dysbindin domain-containing protein 1 isoform X2 codes for MRPTWSAFIPAQVLRAEGLEVSLCNGEGQPPQRSPYPLPGFLAQGYPWPLPGASEEVLKSSHLCPGWGSGSGGIPCLLLGVGVGDPSALGVTNTFFVAEIVKEIEVPQAALGTPVPGTGNSLHSPVAEEVGVPAPAPGLLQVTERRQPLSSVSSLEVHFDLLDLTELTDMSDQELAEVFADSDDENLTSDSPAGLHPLPRASCLRSPSWTRTRAEKNREKQPFGDPERQPTIVDTLLTVERPKED; via the exons ATGAGACCTACGTGGTCTGCCTTCATTCCTGCTCAGGTGCTCAGGGCAGAGGGTCTGGAAGTCAGCCTTTGTAACGGGGAAGGGCagcctcctcagagaagcccctACCCCTTGCCTGGCTTTCTGGCCCAAGGCTACCCCTGGCCACTGCCCGGGGCCTCAGAGGAGGTTCTCAAGTCCTCCCACCTGTGTCCTGGGTGGGGGTCAGGGTCAGGTGGAATCCCATGTctcctcctgggggtgggggtgggagaccCCAGCGCCCTTGGGGTAACCAACACCTTCTTTGTTGCAGAAATAGTTAAGGAGATTGAGGTGCCACAGGCTGCCCTGGGTACCCCAGTCCCTGGGACAGGGAACAGCCTCCACTCGCCTGTGGCTGAGGAGGTGGGCGTCCCAGCACCTGCTCCAGGGCTCCTGCAGGTCACAGAGAGACGAC AGCCTCTGAGCAGTGTCTCCTCCCTGGAGGTGCACTTTGACCTCCTGGACCTCACCGAGCTGACCGACATGTCCGACCAGGAGCTGGCCGAGGTCTTTGCCGACTCGGATGACGAGAACCTGACCAGCGACTCGCCTGCAG GCCTACACCCGCTGCCTCGGGCCAGCTGTCTGCGCTCCCCATCCTGGACCCGCACCAGGGCTGAGAAGAACCGTGAGAAACAGCCCTTTGGCGACCCTGAGCGGCAGCCCACCATCGTGGACACACTTCTCACCGTGGAGAGGCCCAAGGAGGACTAG